From the genome of Gracilibacillus salitolerans, one region includes:
- a CDS encoding BMP family lipoprotein has translation MKNWTFVLFLSLIMVMAGCSEQSQSSTIDDKVKIGVMLSDVGLGDQSFSDSAFYGLEQARDELGILFDYRELADVGDYQTGLTQLMEEDNDLIIGLGYMIEEDLMKVAEEYPDQQFVIVDSVIDLPNVTSVTFKEHEGSFLIGAIAGMKTESDIVGFVGGEDTPLIQKFLNGYKQGVAATNPDATVLDQFAGDFGDDQLGEEIAAELIEEGADYIYPSAGFTGVGVIKQAQEEGIYSFGVDSDQYYLGEDTVVTSMLKNIDVAMYTLATDLVENGELTSENLELGLSDDGVGLAPIRVLSLTSDEDSQLNELKDDINSNEITVNE, from the coding sequence ATGAAGAATTGGACTTTCGTATTATTTTTGTCTCTTATTATGGTGATGGCAGGATGTTCAGAGCAAAGCCAATCATCTACTATTGATGACAAGGTTAAAATTGGCGTTATGTTGTCGGACGTCGGACTTGGTGACCAGTCATTCAGTGACTCTGCCTTCTACGGTTTAGAACAAGCACGTGATGAATTAGGGATACTTTTTGATTATCGTGAATTGGCAGATGTCGGAGACTATCAAACTGGTTTAACCCAATTAATGGAGGAAGACAATGACTTGATTATCGGTCTTGGATATATGATTGAAGAAGATTTAATGAAAGTTGCCGAAGAATATCCTGATCAACAGTTCGTTATTGTTGATAGTGTGATAGATTTACCAAATGTCACAAGTGTAACCTTTAAGGAACATGAAGGGAGTTTTCTGATCGGTGCTATTGCCGGTATGAAGACAGAATCCGATATCGTCGGATTTGTTGGCGGTGAAGATACCCCACTTATCCAGAAATTTTTAAACGGCTATAAACAAGGTGTTGCTGCTACAAATCCTGATGCAACCGTATTAGATCAGTTTGCAGGAGACTTTGGTGATGATCAGCTTGGTGAAGAAATTGCAGCTGAGTTAATCGAAGAAGGTGCGGATTATATTTATCCATCAGCAGGTTTCACAGGAGTTGGGGTAATCAAGCAAGCACAAGAAGAAGGAATTTATTCATTTGGTGTCGATTCTGATCAATATTACTTAGGTGAAGATACGGTTGTAACGTCTATGTTAAAAAATATTGATGTTGCAATGTACACATTGGCAACCGACCTTGTTGAAAATGGTGAACTTACAAGCGAAAACCTGGAATTAGGTTTAAGTGATGACGGGGTTGGATTAGCTCCTATTCGTGTTCTTTCTCTCACATCAGATGAGGACAGTCAGCTAAACGAACTAAAAGACGATATCAACTCTAATGAGATTACAGTGAACGAATAA
- a CDS encoding Maf family protein, protein MNLILASSSPRRQELLRQVHIPFTIRKPEVDESQITVTDPAEKVKQLAMLKGRDVPIQDKDEVILSADTVVSLQQNIFEKPTAKQAAFKMIEAMSGHKHEVYTGVMLRSSDQEIVFVESTTVEFWPLTEEEIISYVETDEPYDKAGGYGIQSVGAMFVKGIIGDYYNVVGLPISRVVRELSKFEIFPR, encoded by the coding sequence ATGAATCTAATCTTAGCTTCTTCCTCTCCAAGAAGACAAGAATTATTACGGCAAGTACATATACCTTTTACCATACGAAAGCCTGAAGTCGATGAATCACAAATTACGGTAACGGATCCAGCAGAAAAGGTTAAACAGCTCGCTATGTTAAAAGGAAGGGATGTACCTATTCAAGATAAAGACGAAGTAATTCTTTCTGCAGATACGGTGGTTTCTTTGCAACAAAACATTTTCGAAAAACCGACAGCTAAGCAGGCAGCCTTCAAAATGATCGAAGCTATGAGTGGTCATAAACATGAAGTTTATACTGGTGTGATGCTGCGTTCTTCAGATCAAGAGATTGTCTTTGTTGAAAGCACGACGGTAGAATTCTGGCCGTTAACAGAAGAAGAGATCATTTCATATGTCGAAACAGATGAACCTTATGATAAAGCTGGTGGCTACGGAATTCAAAGTGTCGGTGCCATGTTTGTAAAAGGGATTATTGGCGACTATTATAATGTAGTTGGTTTACCCATTTCACGTGTTGTACGAGAATTAAGTAAGTTTGAGATTTTCCCTAGATGA
- a CDS encoding MazG nucleotide pyrophosphohydrolase domain-containing protein — translation MRELQTYMKTYHEEMNWKISDDHFEETKSSLLINYMLFSTEVAEVAEELRKAFNQTNELINQGKSEAEAFEIAKAKIKEDMGKELADCLAYMTKFANYFEIDMEEAFYSKMEEVKQRKNKDVGIWK, via the coding sequence ATGAGAGAATTACAGACTTATATGAAAACATATCATGAAGAAATGAATTGGAAAATCAGCGATGACCATTTTGAAGAAACAAAATCTTCGTTATTAATTAATTACATGCTGTTTTCGACAGAGGTGGCAGAAGTAGCAGAAGAATTAAGAAAGGCATTTAATCAAACGAATGAACTGATCAATCAAGGAAAAAGTGAAGCAGAAGCCTTTGAAATAGCGAAAGCAAAGATAAAAGAAGACATGGGAAAAGAACTGGCGGATTGTCTTGCCTATATGACGAAGTTTGCTAATTATTTTGAGATTGATATGGAGGAAGCATTCTATAGTAAGATGGAGGAAGTGAAACAGAGGAAAAATAAGGATGTTGGTATATGGAAGTAA
- a CDS encoding glycoside hydrolase family 43 protein, protein MNLKSYLKVLLFVLVLLGTSGVSVSAAFWEMDEHPMIHDPSMIREGNTWWTFGTGEENGNGIRVIYSQDGLNWNEAPVVFPEPLSWWREYVPNHTSAQWAPDIQYYNGRYWLYYSVSSFGSNQSLIGLLSTDSIASGNWRDDGLVVHSTTADNYNAIDGDLVIDEYGNPWLSFGSYWSGIKLTRLDANTMKPTGQLYSIAARPNHPEGAIEAPSITYKDGYYYLFVSFDKCCSGLDSTYKVAVGRSPNITGPYVDKLGQDMLNGGGTIFDSGNDKWIGPGHQDVYDNNVFIRHAYDADSNGLPRLLINDLYWDSQGWPTY, encoded by the coding sequence ATGAATTTAAAAAGTTATTTGAAGGTATTGTTGTTTGTTTTGGTTTTATTGGGAACTTCTGGTGTATCTGTATCGGCAGCATTTTGGGAAATGGATGAACATCCGATGATTCATGATCCTTCCATGATCAGGGAGGGAAATACTTGGTGGACCTTTGGAACTGGAGAAGAAAATGGAAATGGAATAAGGGTTATATACTCTCAAGATGGGTTGAATTGGAATGAAGCTCCAGTAGTATTTCCTGAACCTTTAAGCTGGTGGAGGGAGTATGTTCCAAATCATACAAGTGCACAATGGGCTCCTGATATCCAATATTATAATGGGCGTTATTGGTTATATTACTCTGTATCTTCTTTTGGTTCTAATCAATCCTTAATCGGACTGCTTTCAACAGACAGTATCGCATCAGGTAATTGGCGAGATGACGGATTGGTCGTTCATTCAACCACGGCAGATAATTATAATGCCATTGACGGTGATTTAGTCATTGATGAATATGGTAATCCTTGGTTATCCTTTGGTTCGTATTGGAGTGGGATAAAACTTACTAGATTAGATGCTAATACGATGAAACCGACAGGACAGCTTTATTCTATTGCGGCAAGACCTAATCATCCGGAAGGTGCAATTGAAGCACCTAGTATTACGTATAAAGACGGTTATTATTACTTATTTGTTTCATTTGATAAATGTTGTAGTGGTCTGGATAGTACGTATAAAGTTGCTGTTGGTCGTTCCCCTAACATAACAGGTCCATATGTAGATAAATTAGGTCAGGATATGCTAAATGGCGGAGGAACCATCTTTGATAGTGGTAATGACAAGTGGATTGGCCCTGGACACCAGGATGTATATGATAATAATGTGTTTATACGTCATGCATATGACGCAGACAGTAACGGGTTACCACGATTATTGATCAATGATTTATATTGGGATAGCCAAGGCTGGCCGACATACTAA
- a CDS encoding cytochrome P450, with the protein MTDHQQLPQDKGLDHTLELLKEGYYFIMNRSNKFDSRIFETRLLGEKAICLVGEQEAKLFYDNEKFQRKNAAPGRIQKTLFGKGGVQGLDDLDHRYRKAMFMSLMTDDKLEEIRSLTREEWRNQLSNEKKEVNVYEAAKHVLTRMALRWTGIPFQKEEADQWVDEFSDLFEHAADVGPKHWKARWSRQKAEGWLEDLIQQVRKEKIEVDKDRALYQFSLHKDPKGKLLKADIVAVELLNLLRPIVAIAVYIDFTVLAMHDYPAKAEQVREGNGREFIQEVRRYYPFFPFTAARVKQDFLWNDYEFKKGTLTLLDLYGTNHDPVIWEEPNQFKPERFKNWQGNPFDFIPQGGGEFDIGHRCAGEWITIDILNETVNFFSKEISFDFPDQDFSYSMNDIPSLPQSNIIITNVQTH; encoded by the coding sequence ATGACAGATCATCAACAACTGCCACAGGATAAGGGATTAGACCATACTTTAGAGTTGCTTAAAGAAGGTTATTATTTTATTATGAACCGCTCAAATAAATTTGATTCGAGGATATTCGAAACAAGGTTGCTCGGTGAGAAAGCCATTTGTTTAGTAGGCGAACAGGAAGCAAAATTGTTCTATGATAATGAAAAATTTCAGCGTAAGAATGCAGCACCTGGACGGATCCAGAAAACACTATTTGGTAAAGGTGGCGTACAAGGGTTAGATGATTTAGACCATCGTTATCGTAAAGCAATGTTTATGTCGCTTATGACGGATGATAAATTAGAGGAGATTCGAAGTTTAACTCGAGAAGAGTGGAGAAACCAATTATCTAATGAAAAGAAAGAAGTTAATGTCTATGAAGCAGCAAAGCATGTATTGACACGAATGGCATTGAGATGGACGGGAATTCCTTTTCAGAAAGAAGAAGCAGATCAATGGGTGGATGAGTTTAGTGATTTGTTTGAACATGCAGCAGATGTGGGACCGAAGCATTGGAAAGCAAGATGGTCTAGACAGAAGGCAGAAGGATGGCTGGAAGATCTCATTCAACAAGTACGTAAAGAAAAGATAGAGGTAGATAAAGATCGCGCACTATACCAATTTTCCTTGCATAAAGATCCTAAAGGTAAATTATTAAAGGCCGATATTGTTGCAGTAGAACTGTTGAATTTATTACGGCCAATCGTTGCCATTGCTGTCTATATTGACTTTACGGTGCTTGCCATGCATGATTATCCAGCAAAAGCAGAACAGGTTCGCGAAGGTAACGGCCGAGAATTCATTCAGGAAGTACGTCGTTATTATCCTTTTTTCCCTTTCACGGCAGCAAGGGTGAAACAAGACTTTCTATGGAATGATTACGAATTTAAAAAAGGAACACTCACATTACTGGATTTGTACGGCACCAATCATGATCCAGTAATATGGGAGGAGCCAAATCAGTTTAAGCCGGAGCGCTTTAAGAATTGGCAAGGTAATCCATTTGATTTTATTCCACAAGGGGGTGGTGAATTTGATATTGGTCACCGTTGTGCAGGTGAGTGGATTACAATCGATATTTTAAATGAAACGGTAAACTTTTTCAGCAAAGAGATTTCGTTTGATTTTCCTGACCAGGATTTTAGTTACAGCATGAATGATATCCCGTCTCTGCCACAAAGCAATATCATCATTACGAATGTCCAAACTCATTAA
- a CDS encoding aldo/keto reductase, translating into MVHAVPTVSLHDGIEIPVVGFGTANMKGNQGASAIASAITNGYRLIDTAYNYENEGAVGEAIQRVEIPREQLQVASKLPGRYHQYNEAVKAIQESLFRANLDYFDLYLIHWPNPKENHYVEAWQALIDAQKWGLVRSIGVSNFLPEHLERLEKETGILPSINQIELHPFFNQEEQREWHEKHGIVTESWSPLYRAKDTMENETLQYVAHKYNKSVAQVILRWHYQLGAVTIPKSTSPQRQVENISIFDFALDYEDMEMIGKLTRPDGRINDQNPAEYEEF; encoded by the coding sequence ATGGTTCATGCAGTTCCTACTGTTTCATTACATGATGGTATAGAAATTCCTGTCGTTGGGTTTGGTACAGCGAATATGAAAGGAAATCAAGGGGCATCAGCTATTGCTAGTGCGATTACGAATGGTTACCGATTAATTGATACCGCTTATAATTACGAAAATGAAGGAGCAGTTGGCGAAGCGATCCAGAGAGTAGAGATACCTAGGGAACAACTACAAGTTGCCTCCAAACTGCCGGGGCGTTATCACCAATATAATGAGGCCGTCAAAGCGATTCAAGAATCATTATTTCGTGCCAATTTAGATTACTTTGATTTATATTTAATTCACTGGCCGAATCCGAAAGAGAATCACTATGTTGAAGCATGGCAAGCATTGATTGATGCACAGAAATGGGGATTGGTTCGCTCTATTGGCGTAAGTAACTTCTTACCTGAGCATCTCGAACGTTTAGAAAAAGAAACTGGTATCCTCCCAAGCATTAATCAAATTGAATTACATCCTTTCTTTAATCAAGAAGAACAAAGAGAGTGGCATGAAAAGCACGGTATTGTCACAGAATCATGGAGTCCATTATATCGTGCCAAAGATACGATGGAGAATGAAACTCTTCAATACGTTGCACATAAATATAACAAATCTGTCGCACAGGTTATTTTGCGCTGGCATTACCAACTGGGTGCTGTAACGATTCCGAAATCAACTTCCCCACAAAGACAAGTTGAAAACATCTCTATCTTTGACTTTGCATTAGACTATGAAGATATGGAAATGATCGGGAAACTGACCAGACCGGATGGCAGAATCAATGACCAGAATCCGGCAGAATATGAAGAATTTTAA
- a CDS encoding DUF6241 domain-containing protein: protein MKSKLIGIISWVVALGLAVGVLGFAIFIVFALLSEDDVAKEDEPQEEKTTEVDAASEVSEEDIEEEVQEVDTDNIQSEINFRDTLHHMTHQKVHAEDKWGAVEITDERIELMLETVKNSDFTHRDYYIEALTAWQNGDFSNAVEVHNYIWELKDGNVGRALRLYSEEEEQQYIEKYFR, encoded by the coding sequence ATGAAAAGTAAATTAATAGGTATTATTAGCTGGGTTGTTGCTCTTGGTTTAGCTGTAGGTGTTCTTGGCTTTGCAATATTTATCGTATTTGCATTACTTTCCGAGGATGACGTGGCGAAAGAAGATGAGCCACAAGAAGAAAAGACAACGGAAGTGGATGCGGCGTCGGAAGTCAGTGAAGAAGATATCGAGGAAGAAGTACAGGAAGTGGACACAGATAACATTCAGAGTGAAATCAACTTTAGGGATACTTTACATCATATGACTCATCAAAAAGTCCATGCTGAAGATAAATGGGGGGCAGTAGAAATCACTGATGAACGAATAGAATTAATGCTCGAAACAGTAAAAAACTCTGATTTTACACATCGTGATTATTATATTGAGGCTTTAACAGCATGGCAGAACGGTGATTTCAGTAACGCGGTAGAAGTTCATAATTATATTTGGGAACTAAAAGATGGTAACGTTGGCAGAGCATTACGATTGTATAGTGAAGAGGAAGAACAACAGTATATAGAAAAATATTTTCGATAA
- a CDS encoding DUF6220 domain-containing protein: MRIRIAEIVYFTLTVIFTLAITTQITLAGMAIFIQPLHWANHTFFIHLFGFNVPLLMLLVAWLANLPRWAYWQILSLMFMMFLMYFSANIAGKLPWFAALHPVIGTGLLLLSFWMVIQAKFYLKKENRS, from the coding sequence ATGAGAATTCGTATTGCGGAAATAGTGTATTTCACGCTCACCGTCATTTTTACATTAGCGATTACAACGCAGATCACTTTAGCAGGTATGGCGATTTTTATTCAACCACTTCACTGGGCAAACCACACGTTTTTTATTCATTTGTTTGGGTTTAATGTCCCGTTATTGATGCTGCTTGTTGCCTGGTTGGCAAACCTACCACGCTGGGCATACTGGCAAATTCTTAGTCTAATGTTCATGATGTTTTTGATGTATTTCTCTGCAAATATCGCAGGAAAATTACCATGGTTTGCTGCTCTTCATCCAGTAATCGGAACCGGTCTTTTATTATTATCATTCTGGATGGTTATCCAAGCTAAATTTTATCTAAAAAAGGAGAATCGATCATGA
- a CDS encoding DUF5957 family protein, with translation MRTFIAIIVGLLGGFVLGIALSSFIGILGMTLFNTPIGIKFLPYYTAIICAILVPFLDHKQKSG, from the coding sequence ATGAGAACATTTATTGCAATTATTGTTGGATTATTAGGAGGATTTGTGTTAGGAATTGCCTTATCAAGCTTTATCGGTATTTTAGGGATGACGCTCTTTAACACCCCAATTGGAATAAAGTTCCTCCCTTACTATACAGCTATTATTTGTGCGATCCTCGTACCATTTCTGGATCACAAGCAGAAGAGTGGATAA
- a CDS encoding sensor histidine kinase, whose amino-acid sequence MSIKKRLLLSNIAMIIIPVLGFLIIEILLGYLFFVMGNLEPEGESLQRFMSYRLVAVIVLLMVTNGLLTYFVSRTIIKPIKRLNEAAEKIKQGDLDHNIQSKKKDELGQLSNTFEEMRKSLKQAKETQAKYEANRQELIASISHDLRTPVTSIKGYVQGVLDGVADSPEKLDRYMQTIYNKTDQLEKMVDELFIYSKLDLDRMPFQFEVLDINAYLDDIIEELTFQYNKITFEFIADKGQNFLVKADREQLHRVIMNVITNSVKYIDKEQAMIRIRLTEQDEHVKIAIEDNGSGIAESELPYIFDHFYRTDTSRNSATGGSGLGLAIVKKIIEAHDGTVWAESEQGQGTTIYFQLKKGEQK is encoded by the coding sequence ATGTCGATTAAAAAAAGATTATTGTTGTCCAATATCGCGATGATCATCATACCAGTGCTCGGTTTTTTAATCATCGAGATTTTGTTAGGTTACCTTTTTTTCGTGATGGGAAATCTAGAACCTGAAGGGGAAAGCTTGCAAAGGTTTATGAGTTACCGGCTGGTGGCGGTTATTGTCCTATTAATGGTCACGAATGGATTGTTGACTTATTTTGTATCACGGACGATTATTAAACCGATTAAACGATTGAACGAAGCGGCAGAAAAAATAAAACAAGGTGACCTGGACCACAACATACAATCGAAGAAAAAGGATGAGCTCGGCCAGTTATCCAACACGTTTGAAGAAATGCGGAAAAGTTTAAAACAGGCGAAGGAAACACAAGCAAAATATGAAGCAAACCGCCAGGAATTAATCGCTAGTATCTCCCATGATTTGCGGACACCGGTGACATCGATTAAAGGATATGTTCAGGGAGTACTGGATGGTGTTGCGGACTCACCTGAAAAATTAGATCGCTACATGCAGACGATATATAACAAAACAGATCAGCTTGAAAAAATGGTAGATGAGCTTTTTATCTATTCAAAGCTGGATTTAGATCGGATGCCATTTCAGTTTGAAGTGCTTGATATTAATGCCTATTTAGACGATATTATCGAGGAATTAACGTTTCAATATAACAAGATAACTTTCGAGTTTATTGCGGACAAGGGACAAAACTTTTTAGTGAAAGCGGATCGTGAGCAATTACACCGAGTGATCATGAACGTTATTACCAATAGTGTTAAATATATCGACAAAGAGCAAGCCATGATCAGAATTAGGCTAACAGAACAAGATGAACATGTTAAGATAGCTATAGAAGATAATGGAAGTGGTATTGCTGAATCCGAACTACCTTATATATTTGATCACTTTTATCGGACAGATACGTCACGTAATTCGGCAACAGGAGGAAGCGGTCTCGGGCTTGCCATTGTCAAAAAGATTATCGAGGCACACGATGGCACAGTATGGGCGGAAAGTGAACAAGGTCAAGGAACAACAATTTATTTCCAATTGAAAAAAGGTGAACAAAAATGA
- a CDS encoding response regulator transcription factor — MTKILIIEDEESIAELERDYLELSGFESDIATTGNEGLAMANQSSYALILLDLMLPGIDGFKLCEQLRETLDIPILMVTARKEDIDKIKGFNRGADDYIVKPFNPNELVARVKAHLSRYQRLTQREKKTPLIEIKELAIDHLSRRVYLNDEELTLTAKEYDLLYFLATNPNQVFTKEHLLERIWGFDAIGDSSTVTVHIRKIREKIERNPSQPTFIETIWGVGYRFKKE; from the coding sequence ATGACAAAGATATTAATTATTGAAGATGAGGAGAGCATTGCGGAACTAGAACGGGATTATCTGGAGCTGAGTGGTTTTGAATCAGATATCGCAACAACCGGCAACGAAGGATTAGCCATGGCCAATCAATCTTCCTATGCACTAATCTTACTAGATCTAATGCTTCCAGGAATAGATGGCTTTAAGTTATGCGAGCAACTCCGGGAAACATTGGACATACCGATTTTAATGGTAACCGCACGAAAAGAAGATATCGACAAAATAAAAGGATTCAACCGTGGAGCCGATGATTATATCGTCAAGCCATTTAATCCGAATGAGCTTGTTGCCAGAGTGAAAGCACATCTATCAAGGTATCAGCGCCTGACACAACGAGAAAAAAAGACTCCACTTATCGAAATAAAAGAATTAGCCATCGATCATCTATCAAGAAGAGTATATCTAAATGATGAAGAACTGACGTTGACCGCCAAAGAGTATGATTTATTATATTTCCTTGCGACGAACCCTAATCAGGTATTCACGAAAGAGCACCTTTTAGAAAGAATATGGGGCTTCGATGCGATCGGTGACAGTTCCACGGTTACGGTGCATATTCGTAAAATTCGGGAGAAGATTGAACGTAATCCATCACAACCGACTTTTATTGAAACGATCTGGGGTGTCGGTTATCGTTTTAAAAAAGAGTAG
- a CDS encoding AAA family ATPase, protein MYLKRVSLQKEKLPNHDSYPFSIPVIKTMDQLDVTSNVTFFVGENGSGKSTLLEAIADKCGFNTAGGGRNNYFDVNEAQSVLGDYITLSWMPKVTNGFFLRAETFHHFATHIDSIDGASQAYGGKSLHHQSHGESFLSLFRYRFHQRAIYLLDEPEAALSPQRQLAFLRILYDLSAYGNSQFIIATHSPILLGYPEAIIFSFDDDSIREVAYEDTDHYQITRHFLDNRKRFLHEIFKEE, encoded by the coding sequence ATGTATCTGAAACGAGTATCTTTGCAAAAAGAAAAGCTTCCTAATCACGATAGCTATCCTTTTTCAATTCCGGTCATAAAAACAATGGATCAGCTTGACGTTACCAGCAATGTCACTTTTTTTGTCGGTGAAAACGGGTCTGGTAAATCGACATTGCTTGAGGCCATTGCTGATAAGTGTGGATTTAATACAGCTGGTGGGGGACGCAATAATTATTTCGATGTAAACGAAGCTCAATCAGTATTAGGAGATTATATTACATTATCGTGGATGCCTAAAGTGACGAATGGCTTCTTTTTACGTGCAGAAACGTTTCATCATTTTGCTACACACATTGATTCTATAGATGGGGCAAGTCAGGCATATGGCGGAAAGTCTTTGCATCATCAGTCACATGGTGAATCCTTTTTATCATTATTTCGGTATCGCTTTCATCAAAGAGCGATTTATTTATTAGATGAGCCGGAAGCAGCATTGTCACCACAGCGTCAACTAGCTTTCTTGAGAATATTGTATGACCTATCAGCATACGGTAATAGTCAATTCATTATTGCGACACATTCACCCATTCTGTTAGGCTATCCGGAGGCGATCATTTTTAGTTTTGATGATGATAGTATTCGGGAAGTTGCTTATGAAGATACTGACCATTATCAGATCACACGTCATTTTTTAGACAATCGGAAGCGGTTTTTACATGAAATTTTCAAGGAAGAATAG
- a CDS encoding DUF998 domain-containing protein, which produces MTGFKKHWHSHRVTKCLLGCGFFGSTMFVFVFLIDGITRAGYDPIYHPVSALSLGNRGWIQITNFMITGILTIAFALGMRRSLNPGSGAKWGPLLLGLFGISLVFSGVFVMDPMQGYPPGAPTGVFTEGVSWHHYAHDVFGILVFTSLPITCFVLARRFLKSEGRIGWTLYSIFTGTVMLVLFMFFGTLWENDSQFAGLIQRIMLITGFAWISLVAAFLYRKCKKVYV; this is translated from the coding sequence TTGACAGGTTTCAAGAAACACTGGCATTCACATAGGGTGACTAAATGTTTGCTTGGTTGCGGATTCTTTGGCTCTACAATGTTTGTGTTCGTTTTTCTAATTGATGGAATAACTCGGGCAGGTTATGACCCCATTTACCATCCAGTTAGTGCGTTAAGTCTTGGTAATAGGGGCTGGATCCAAATTACCAATTTTATGATAACTGGGATACTAACGATTGCTTTTGCTTTAGGGATGCGACGCTCGTTAAATCCTGGATCTGGTGCAAAATGGGGGCCATTACTGCTAGGCTTATTTGGAATAAGTCTGGTATTTTCAGGTGTTTTTGTCATGGATCCTATGCAAGGATATCCACCAGGAGCACCAACTGGGGTTTTTACAGAAGGAGTCAGTTGGCATCATTATGCACACGATGTATTCGGGATACTTGTGTTCACATCGCTTCCTATTACATGTTTTGTCCTTGCCCGTAGATTCTTAAAATCTGAGGGAAGAATCGGATGGACACTGTACAGCATTTTTACTGGTACGGTGATGCTGGTTCTGTTTATGTTCTTTGGGACACTCTGGGAGAACGACTCTCAATTTGCTGGCTTAATTCAACGAATAATGCTTATCACAGGTTTTGCATGGATCTCTTTGGTGGCGGCATTTCTGTATAGGAAATGCAAAAAGGTGTATGTATGA
- a CDS encoding ABC transporter ATP-binding protein yields MTIASMQGVVKRYGSDVVLDYIDLDIYEGEIIGLLGPNGAGKTTLIQTLTGMTPFERGKVALFGQLKNPFSNQNKEKIGLVTQEITVFEELTAKENLQFFAGVYGLKGNERKKRIEETLEFVGLGDKGDKVPTKFSGGMKRRLNIACALTHQPKFLIMDEPTVGIDPQSRNYILEAVKRLRENGTTILYTTHYMEEVQAIASRVVIMDQGQIIKEGTVDELIETVQHEEKIKIDVTEPDRVPINNLKNVAGVQKVIVSGSQITIISTFGSGNLDRIISLVKEHAGVLGIHADKPNLEDVFLTLTGKQLRDKGEE; encoded by the coding sequence ATGACTATTGCTTCTATGCAAGGTGTTGTGAAACGATATGGATCTGATGTAGTACTTGATTATATTGATCTTGATATTTATGAAGGGGAAATCATTGGTTTACTTGGTCCTAACGGGGCAGGTAAAACAACGTTAATTCAAACTTTAACAGGAATGACACCTTTTGAAAGAGGGAAAGTGGCACTTTTCGGACAGTTAAAAAATCCTTTCTCCAATCAAAATAAGGAAAAAATAGGCCTTGTTACACAAGAGATTACAGTATTTGAAGAATTGACAGCGAAAGAAAACCTACAATTCTTTGCAGGAGTCTACGGACTAAAAGGTAATGAAAGGAAAAAGAGAATCGAAGAAACACTTGAATTTGTAGGGTTAGGCGATAAAGGTGATAAGGTACCAACCAAATTTTCTGGAGGAATGAAGCGTAGATTAAATATTGCTTGTGCACTGACACATCAACCAAAATTTCTTATCATGGATGAACCAACTGTTGGTATTGATCCACAGTCAAGAAATTATATTTTAGAAGCGGTGAAAAGATTAAGAGAGAATGGTACGACGATTTTATATACAACTCACTATATGGAGGAGGTACAGGCGATTGCTTCCAGAGTGGTGATAATGGATCAAGGTCAAATCATTAAAGAAGGTACAGTAGATGAATTAATCGAAACGGTACAGCATGAAGAAAAGATAAAGATCGATGTTACAGAACCTGATAGAGTCCCAATTAATAATCTGAAAAATGTTGCAGGTGTTCAAAAAGTCATAGTATCTGGTAGTCAAATAACAATTATTTCAACGTTTGGTTCGGGTAATTTAGATCGAATTATCTCACTAGTGAAGGAGCATGCAGGAGTACTGGGAATCCATGCTGATAAACCAAATTTGGAAGATGTCTTTT